The following coding sequences lie in one Cinclus cinclus chromosome 15, bCinCin1.1, whole genome shotgun sequence genomic window:
- the ARR3 gene encoding arrestin-C, which yields MANASKVFKKTSPNSKLSLYLGKRDYVDNVDSVESVDGVCLIDPEYLKDRKVYVTLTCAFRYGRDDLDVIGLTFRKDIYVLTTQLYPPVPDQAPKTLTPLQEKLMKKLGENAYPFTFEIATNLPCSITLQPGPDDVGKACGVDFEVKGFCAENLEEKIHKRNSVRLIIRKVQFAPAQTGPAPKAETTRQFMMSDKPLHLEASLDKEIYYHGDPIHVTVNINNTTNKVVKKIKITVDQITDVVLYSLDKYTKTVCTEEINENVAANSTFSKTYSVTPMLSANRQKRGLALDGKLKHEDTNLASTTILRPGMDKEVLGILVSYKVKVNLVVSRGGILGDLTASDVGVEMPVILMHPKPDDSKPR from the exons ATGGCAAATGCATCAAA GGTTTTCAAGAAGACCAGCCCCAACAGCAAG CTTTCCCTCTACCTGGGGAAGAGAGACTATGTGGATAATGTGGATTCAGTGGAATCTGTAG ATGGTGTCTGCCTGATTGACCCGGAGTACCTAAAGGACAGGAAAG TGTACGTGACGCTGACCTGCGCCTTCCGCTATGGCCGCGATGACCTCGACGTGATCGGCCTGACCTTCAGGAAGGACATCTACGTGCTGACCACCCAGCTGTACCCGCCCGTGCCAGACCAGGCCCCCAAAACCCTCACTCCTCTGCAAGAGAAGCTGATGAAGAAGCTTGGGGAGAACGCCTACCCCTTCACTTTCGAG ATTGCCACCAacctgccctgctccatcacCCTCCAGCCTGGGCCAGATGATGTGGGAAAG GCCTGTGGCGTGGACTTCGAGGTCAAAGGATTTTGTGCTGAAAATCTGGAGGAGAAAATTCACAAGAG GAACTCTGTACGCCTCATCATCCGTAAGGTCCAGTTCGCCCCGGCGCAGACGGGGCCGGCCCCAAAAGCCGAGACCACCCGGCAATTCATGATGTCAGACAAGCCTCTGCACCTTGAAGCTTCCCTGGATAAGGag ATCTACTACCATGGAGACCCCATCCATGTGACTGTCAACATCAACAACACCACCAACAAagttgtgaaaaaaattaagatcaCAG TGGATCAGATCACAGACGTGGTCCTGTATTCCCTGGATAAATACACGAAGACTGTGTGCACTGAGGAGATAAA TGAGAATGTGGCCGCTAATTCCACCTTCTCCAAAACATACTCAGTGACCCCCATGCTCTCGGCGAACCGCCAGAAGCGAGGCCTCGCTCTCGATGGCAAACTCAAGCATGAGGACACCAACCTGGCCTCCACCACCAT CCTGAGACCTGGCATGGACAAGGAGGTGCTGGGTATCCTGGTGTCCTACAAAGTGAAGGTCAACCTGGTGGTGTCACGAGGAGG CATCCTGGGGGATCTCACTGCCAG tgatGTTGGGGTGGAGATGCCCGTCATCCTCATGCACCCGAAGCCTGATGACT CTAAGCCAAGGTAA
- the LOC134049978 gene encoding phosphatidylinositol 3,4,5-trisphosphate 5-phosphatase 2-like produces MSAAVGAGAPGCGAGTGTQLGRMAAAEWYHRDISQVVAEELLAKAGRDGSFLVRDSESVKGAYALCLLFQRHVYTYRILPDDEGLLSVQTIQGIQAKCFRTLPELIGAYQHPNNGLVTPLLHPVHRPRPAEDSDGEDARGWGHTVPCPGAPPSSRTHIPQQLHQRLQEQVHSSPASDFMGFMAEYLTHHVQDLQALCHGHPQHLSTALATACRALHGEIDFTLAGLETLAKVFDPPVSPRSSAREQGFLSSDPDLELLLSKISTVNHLLSSLEKKVLKSLQDLVTKHNLALPSVAVAPQPAARPLAMQNFEVKVGKSQRAALTVDVESGTVTITKRGGGSLEEVIPHDRILQLIKYQSVQSKVRLVCARENQKSLSRDVIFPSARKREAFCQLLQLMKIQHSNLDEPEIISVYIGTWNMGSTTPPRSLASWLTSRGLGHTQDETTDCIPHDIYVIGTQENSLGDHEWVEFLCASLKTLMAIDYRVVALQCLWSIKMVVLVKPEHQRRISHVHTSSVKTGIANTLGNKGAVGVSFLFNGTSFGFVNCHLASGNEKTHRRNQNYSDILHSLALGDKRLGGFDLTLRFSHLFWFGDLNYRLDMDVQDILTHIVKKDFQTLLAVDQLNLEREKNKVFLQFSEGDISFPPTYRYERGTRDTYVWQKSKATGMRINVPSWCDRILWKSHPETHVVCNSYGCTDDIVTSDHSPVFATFEVGVTSQFVPKEAPGSSPEVLACIEWESIEVILKTTSRSKCYIEFHSYCLEEMQRSGENTFQSCDIPGFLKLGWSSKHLPVLNPILPDLEYLGDQHLLLSIKGVESCESYGECCLALRSAIGTTAQQFETFLFHRGEETGSVRGWMRVRVPRGRCGTRERLYEWISFEEDAEPAAEPPMRPKPPPQRLRSRPRSLPEPATGYTNPAYFIFEGIPNARLPAPGEAPKKQAEGPAGLQPCRSPAGARVPLPSEEEPWSGRSRCGPPSPSRGHPQSPSRAGHRKRSKSAALTRDTVGLGDCSLYVATHLSQLDQLSPQCGGDRQEVPLRQTQRLCPSAHGDHVLEPPPRPCREAPRPLGKRGALGALDLEAQPPPPADLQPARM; encoded by the exons ATGAGTGCCGCCGTGGGCGCCGGTGCCC CTGGATGTGGCGCTGGGACGGGGACACAGCTCGGCAGGATGGCGGCAGCAGAGTGGTACCACCGCGATATCAGCCAGGTGgtggctgaggagctgctggccaaggctgggcgGGACGGCTCCTTCCTGGTGCGGGACAGCGAGTCGGTGAAGGGGGCATATGCCCTGTGCCTCCT GTTTCAGAGGCACGTCTACACCTACCGCATCCTCCCCGATGACGAGGGGCTGCTCTCAGTGCAG ACCATCCAAGGCATCCAAGCCAAGTGTTTCCGCACCCTCCCCGAGCTGATCGGCGCCTACCAGCACCCCAACAACGGGCTGGTGACCCCCCTACTACACCCCGTGCACCGCCCGAGGCCGGCCGAGGACTCGG ACGGGGAGGATGCCCGAGGCTGGGGGCACACGGTGCCTTGTCCCGGAGCTCCCCCCTCCAGCCGGACCCACATCCCgcagcagctgcaccagaggctgcaggagcaggtcCACAGCAG cccggccAGTGATTTCATGGGCTTCATGGCCGAGTACCTGACCCACCACGTGCAGGACCTGCAGGCTCTGTGCCACGGGCACCCGCAGCACCTCAGCACCGCACTCGCCACTGCCTGCCGGGCACTGCACGG TGAGATCGACTTCACGCTGGCGGGCCTGGAGACCCTGGCCAAGGTGTTCGacccccctgtgtcccctcgCAGCTCGGCTAGGGAGCAG GGTTTCCTGAGCAGCGATCcagacctggagctgctcctcagcaaGATCTCCACTGTCAACCACCTCCTCTCTTCGCTGGAGAAGAAG GTGCTGAAATCGCTGCAGGATTTGGTGACAAAGCACaacctggcactgcccagcgTGGCTGTGGCCCCCCAGCCAGCTGCCAGGCCCCTGGCCATGCAGAATTTCGAG GTGAAGGTGGGGAAGTCGCAGCGTGCAGCCCTGACGGTGGACGTGGAGTCGGGGACAGTGACCATCACCAAGCGGGGCGGTGGCTCCCTGGAGGAGGTGATCCCACACGATAGAA TCCTGCAGCTGATCAAGTACCAGAGTGTGCAGAGCAAGGTGAGGCTGGTGTGTGCCCGTGAGAACCAGAAGAGCCTGAGCAGAGATGTCATCTTCCCCAGCGCCCGG AAGCGAGAGGCTTtttgccagctgctgcagctgatgaAGATCCAGCATTCCAACCTGGATGAGCCTGAGATCATCTCGGTGTATATCGGGACATGGAACATGG gcagcacAACCCCACCCCGCTCCCTGGCCTCCTGGCTGACCTCGAGGGGCTTGGGGCACACGCAGGACGAGACCACAGACTGCATCCCCCACGACATCTACGTCATTGGCACCCAGGAGAACTCCCTGGGCGACCACGAGTGGGTCGAGTTCCTCTGCGCCTCCCTCAAGACCCTCATGGCCATCGACTATCGAGTG GTGGCCCTGCAGTGCCTATGGAGCATCAAGATGGTGGTGTTGGTGAAGCCGGAGCATCAGCGGCGCATCAGCCACGTCCACACCTCCAGTGTGAAAACTGGGATCGCCAACACGCTGG GGAACAAGGGAGCTGTCGGCGTCTCCTTCCTTTTCAACGGGACCTCCTTTGGCTTCGTCAACTGCCACCTGGCCTCTGGGAACGAGAAGACCCACAG GCGTAATCAGAACTACAGTGACATCCTGCACTCCTTGGCCCTGGGGGACAAACGTCTGGGGGGCTTCGACCTCACCCTGCGCTTCAGCCACCTCTTCTGGTTTGGGGACCTCAACTACCGCCTGGACATGGACGTGCAG gacaTCCTCACCCACATAGTCAAGAAGGACTTTCAAACCCTCCTGGCTGTTGACCAGCTCAACCTGGAGCGGGAGAAGAACAAGGTGTTCCTGCAGTTCA GTGAGGGTGAcatctccttccctcccacctACCGGTACGAGCGGGGCACCCGGGACACCTACGTGTGGCAGAAGTCCAAGGCCACGGGG ATGCGGATCAATGTCCCCTCGTGGTGTGACCGCATCCTGTGGAAGTCGCACCCGGAGACCCACGTGGTCTGTAACTCCTACG GCTGCACCGATGACATCGTGACCAGTGACCACTCGCCTGTCTTTGCCACCTTTGAGGTGGGAGTGACGTCGCAGTTTGTGCCCAAGGAGG ctcctggctccagccccGAGGTGCTGGCCTGCATCGAGTGGGAGAGCATCGAGGTGATCCTGAAAACCACGAGCCGCAGCAAGTGCTACATCGAGTTCCACTCTTACTGCCTGGAGG AGATGCAGCGGAGCGGGGAGAACACCTTCCAGAGCTGTGATATTCCTGGCTTCCTCAAGCTGGGCTGGTCCTCCAAGCATCTGCCTGTG CTGAACCCCATCCTGCCCGACCTGGAGTACCTGGGGGACCAGCACCTGCTCCTCAGCATCAAGGGCGTGGAGAGCTGTGAGTCCTACG GTGAGTGCTGCCTCGCCCTGAGGTCAGCGATCGGCACCACGGCCCAGCAGTTCGAGACCTTCCTGTTCCACCGTGGAGAGGAGACGGGATCCGTGCGCGGCTGGATGCGGGTCCGGGTCCCCCGGGGCCGCTGCGGCACCCGCGAGAGGCTCTACG AGTGGATCAGCTTCGAGGAGGATGCTGAGCCGGCGGCAGAGCCCCCGATGCGCCCCAAGCCGCCCCCGCAGCGCCTCAG GAGCCGCCCCCGCAGCCTCCCGGAGCCGGCCACCGGCTACACCAACCCCGCCTACTTCATCTTCGAGGGGATCCCCAACGCCAGGCTCCCGGCCCCCGGAGAAGCCCCCAAGAAGCAGGCAGAGGGCCCGGCCGGGCTCCAGCCGTGCCGGAGCCCCGCTGGAGCGCGGGTCCCGTTGCCCTCAGAGGAGGAGCCGTGGTCTGGCCGATCCCGCTGTGGGCCACCGAGCCCGTCCCGCGGGCACCCACAGAGCCCCTCCAGAGCGGGCCACCGCAAGAGATCCAAGTCGGCTGCCCTGACCAGGGACACGGTGGGGCTGGGCGACTGCTCGCTGTATGTGGCTACTCACCTGAGCCAGCTGGACCAGCTGTCACCGCAGTGCGGGGGGGACAGACAGGAGGTCCCGCTGCGCCAGACCCAGAGGCTGTGTCCCTCTGCCCATGGGGACCACGTCCTGGAGCCGCCACCGCGGCCCTGCCGGGAAGCGCCGAGGCCGCTCGGGAAGCGCGGAGCTCTGGGTGCTTTGGACCTGGAAGCTCAGCCTCCTCCGCCCGCCGACCTGCAGCCTGCCAGGATGTAG
- the P2RY4 gene encoding P2Y purinoceptor 4, whose translation MATPVRMFPVSLWTPTPAPWPGGNTTAAPEAKCVFNEEFKFILLPVSYSIVFVVGLPLNSWALWIFISRMRPWNATTTYMVNLALSDMLYVLSLPTLVYYYADRNNWPFGTGLCKIVRFLFYANLYSSILFLTCISVHRYMGICHPIRSLKWVKTKQARIICMGAWLVVTICLIPNLIFVTTSSKGNITLCHDTTKPEEFDHYVHYSSSVMALLFGVPFLVIVLCYCLMAKRLCKSSFSSPSLRMPSYKKRSIKMIIVVLTVFAICFVPFHITRTLYYTSRYFQADCRTLNIINFTYKITRPLASINSCLDPILYFMAGDKYRGRLRRGAAQRLRPMPTLDLALVSPFTENAMDGSHVASVTRGTGTARSGGGC comes from the coding sequence ATGGCCACTCCAGTGAGGATGTTCCCAGTTTCCTTGTGGACACCGACACCAGCTCCCTGGCCAGGAGGGAACACCACAGCAGCACCCGAGGCAAAGTGTGTCTTCAACGAAGAGTTCAAGTTCATCCTGCTACCCGTCTCCTACAGCATCGTCTTCGTGGTGGGGCTGCCCCTCAACTCCTGGGCCCTGTGGATTTTCATCTCCAGGATGAGGCCTTGGAACGCCACCACCACCTACATGGTCAACCTGGCCCTCTCGGACATGCTCTACGtcctgtcccttcccaccctggTCTATTATTACGCCGACCGCAATAATTGGCCCTTCGGGACAGGGCTTTGCAAGATTGTGCGCTTCCTCTTCTACGCCAACCTTTACAGCAGCATCCTCTTCCTCACCTGCATCAGTGTGCACCGCTACATGGGCATCTGCCACCCCATCCGCTCTCTGAAGTGGGTGAAGACCAAGCAGGCCCGCATCATCTGCATGGGCGCCTGGCTCGTGGTCACCATCTGCCTCATCCCCAACCTCATCTTCGTCACCACCAGCTCCAAGGGCAACATCACCCTGTGCCACGACACCACCAAGCCCGAGGAGTTTGACCACTACGTGCACTACAGCTCCTCCGTCATGGCCCTGCTCTTTGGGGTGCCCTTCCTGGTCATCGTCCTGTGCTACTGCCTGATGGCCAAGCGGCTCTGCAagtccagcttctccagccccagcctccGGATGCCCTCCTACAAGAAGCGCTCCATCAAGATGATCATCGTGGTGCTCACCGTGTTCGCCATCTGCTTCGTGCCCTTCCACATCACCCGCACCCTCTACTACACCTCCCGCTACTTCCAGGCCGACTGCCGGACCCTCAACATCATCAACTTCACCTACAAGATCACGAGGCCCCTGGCCAGCATCAACAGCTGCCTGGATCCCATCCTGTACTTCATGGCTGGGGACAAGTACCGGGGGCGGCTGCGCCGTGGGGCTGCCCAGCGCCTCCGGCCCATGCCCACGCTGGATCTGGCGCTGGTGTCACCCTTCACAGAAAATGCCATGGACGGCAGCCACGTGGCCAGTGTCACCCGAGGGACCGGGACTGCACGCAGCGGAGGCGGGTGCTGA
- the LOC134050029 gene encoding diacylglycerol O-acyltransferase 2-like — protein sequence MKTIIAACSQNLSGSRASIQTALRTLLAIPWPSQRDVGSVLQLLAVLQWVLSFLLLGIVSLVLLIYLLFTSLWLIPVLYLAWIIFDWDTPEKGGRRLPCLRRWTVWKHFRDYFPVKLVKTHDLSPSHNYIIGSHPHGILCVGAFCNFITGSTGFEELFPGIRSSLTTLAGNFRLPVFREYLMSGGLFPVTRRAIGYLLSQKGTGNAVAIVIGGAAESLSCRPGVTTLILKNRKGFVRMALRHGAFLVPSFSFGENDLFRQVVFEEGSWMRSIQRRFQKMMGFAPCLFYGRGLTSCRSRGFLPYARPITTVVGEPLAVPKVENPSRELVDRYHELYIRALLKLFNENKTKYGLSESDELHIL from the exons GCAGCCGGGCCAGCATCCAGACTGCCCTGAGGACGCTGCTGGCCATCCCCTGGCCCTCGCAGCGCGACGTCGGCTCCgtgctccagctcctggccgtGCTGCAGTGGGtgctcagcttcctgctgctgg GAATTGTCAGCCTCGTACTGCTCATCTACCTGCTGTTCACCAGCCTCTGGCTCATCCCCGTGCTCTACCTGGCCTGGATCATCTTCGACTGGGACACGCCGGAGAAAG GAGGCAGGAGGCTCCCGTGCCTGCGGCGATGGACCGTGTGGAAGCACTTTCGGGATTATTTCCCGGTGAAG CTGGTGAAGACACACGACCTGTCCCCCAGCCACAACTACATCATCGGCTCGCATCCCCACGGCATCCTCTGCGTCGGCGCCTTCTGCAACTTCATCACGGGCTCCACGGGCTTCGAGGAGCTGTTCCCGGGCATCCGTTCCTCCCTCACCACGCTGGCCGGGAATTTCCGCCTGCCCGTGTTTCGGGAGTACCTGATGAGCGGGG GGCTGTTCCCGGTGACCCGCCGCGCCATCGGGTACCTGCTGTCCCAGAAAGGCACCGGCAACGCGGTGGCCATCGTCATCGGCGGCGCGGCCGAGTCGCTGTCCTGCCGGCCCGGCGTCACCACGCTCATCCTCAAGAACCGCAAGGGCTTCGTCCGCATGGCCCTGCGGCACGG GGCCTTCCTCGTCCCCTCCTTCTCCTTTGGGGAGAACGACCTGTTCCGCCAGGTGGTCTTTGAGGAGGGCAGCTGGATGAGGAGCATCCAGCGGCGCTTCCAGAAGATGATGGGCTTCGCTCCCTGCCTGTTCTACGGCCGCGGCCTCACCTCCTGCCGGTCCCGCGGCTTCCTGCCCTACGCCAGGCCCATCACCACCGTGG TGGGGGAGCCGCTGGCGGTGCCCAAGGTGGAGAACCCGAGCCGGGAGCTGGTGGATCGGTACCACGAGCTCTACATCCGTGCCCTGCTCAAGCTCTTCAATGAGAACAAGACTAAGTATGGGCTGTCCGAGTCAGACGAGCTGCACATCCTCTGA